In Gopherus flavomarginatus isolate rGopFla2 chromosome 1, rGopFla2.mat.asm, whole genome shotgun sequence, a single genomic region encodes these proteins:
- the LOC127034174 gene encoding uncharacterized protein LOC127034174 — protein sequence MESSEQGEVGEGVEEADSEATGVEGDTPESQEACSQELFSSQEEASQSQQLEVAGEEETEERARVTLTNAAGSPASRRLQNLRKNPRKSKEELIKAVMIHYNRESRKTQEWREKMYEWGEKMYEWRQTESRRKELAIKKTSKQMISLLARQTESFESLVAMQADLYCGNPHPSQSSLSCSPVFAQNTFLQQPVSYYPQRPPTPVRSPTSPDNYNSYPVHSTPITLQHSNPEVQQTLNSNQNRTYSNL from the exons atggagagttcagagcagggagaagtgggggagggtgtagaggaagccgacagtgaggctactggcgtggagggagacaccccggagtcccaggaggcatgcagccaggagctcttctcaagccaggaggaggctagccagtcgcagcagctggaagttgctggtgaggaagaaactgaggagcgtgctcggg tgaccttgactaatgcagccggatcaccggcctcacgtcggttgcagaacttgagaaaaaatccccgaaaatcaaaagaagaattgatcaaagcagttatgattcactacaacagagaaagtaggaagacgcaggaatggagagagaaaatgtatgaatggggagagaaaatgtatgagtggaggcaaacagaaagcaggagaaaggaattggctatcaaaaaaacctcaaagcagatgataagcctcctggctcgccaaactgagtctttcgagtctctcgtagccatgcaggcagatctgtactgtggtaacccacacccctcccaaagctctctttcttgttccccagtatttgcacaaaacacctttctccagcagccagtttcttattacccccagcggcccccaacacctgtacgatcacctaccagtcctgataactataattcttaccctgtgcactccacccccattaccctgcagcatagtaatcctgaagtgcagcagacattgaacagtaatcaaaacaggacatattcaaacctctga